The nucleotide window TTCCCGGTTTTAGTTTTGTCGATGAGCAAGGGCAATATTCAGGGTTAGATGTAGATATGTGTCGTGCTGTGGCGGCGGCTTTATTTGATGATCCGACTAAAGTTGAATTCCGTAAACTGACTGCTGATCAACGCTTTACGGCTGTACAATCTGGAGAAGTCGATATCCTCAACCGTAATACCACCTGGACTATTAGCCGGGATACGTCTGTCGGTATGGATTTTGCCCCGACTACGTTTTATGATGGTCAAGGGATCATGGTGACTAAAGCCAGTGGAATTACTAAACTAGAAGATTTAAAAGGAAAATCCGTTTGTGTTCTTTCAGGAACGACTACTGAACAAAATTTAGCCGATCAAATGCGGAAACGAGGGATAGAAGACTATACCCCCATCGCTTCTGATGATGTGGATCAACTGTACGCCGCTTATCAGGAAGGCCGTTGTGAAGGGGTGACTTCCGATCGGTCTCAATTAGTGGCCAGACGTTCAGTCTTACCGAAACCAGAGGATCATGTGGTTTTAGATGTAGTCTTGTCGAAAGAACCTTTAGGCCCTGTGGTAGCGGATGGAGATTCCCAATGGTCTGATACCATTAAATGGATCACCTATGCAACCATTGAAGCTGAAGAGTTAGGGATTAATTCTCAAAATATAGGGGAGTTTGAAAAGTCTGAAGATCCCAATGTTAAGAGGTTTTTGGGTTCTGAAGGCACTTTAGGGGAAGATATGGGACTCAATAATGATTTTGCGACTCGCGTCATTAAGCACGTGGGAAATTATGAGGAAATTTACGATCGTAATATTGGTAAACCGTTAGGATTAGAACGAGGCCCTAATCAACTTTGGACGAATGGCGGTTTATTGTATTCTCCTCCTTTCAGATAGCTCAATCAACTCAGGAGTCAGAACTCAAATGAACTAATAACCAATAACTAATGGATAATGGATAATGGATAATGGATAATGGATCATAATCTTTCATAATTTACTCTTATATTAATTGTATTTTTTACCTATTGTCTGGCTCAAATATCCACTTTTCATTATCAATTATCAATTATCAATTGACTAATGACTGCTTCAGAAAAAATCCCCTTTTGGCGTGATACTCGTATTTTAAACCTACTCGGACAAATTTTCGTCATTTTAGTTCTTGTAGGAATTTTAATTTTTTTAGGAAATAATTTAATTATTAATTTTCAAAGGTTACGTCTAAATTTTGGCTTTGAGTTTATATTTGATACTCGACGACCGGCAGGATTTAATATTGGTAATTCTCCCATTCCCTATCAACCCACTGATCCGGTAATAATCGCGCTTTTAGTGGGCTTAATTAACTCTCTTAGGGTGATGATAAGCGGAATTATTTTAGCGGCTATTTTAGGGATTATGGTAGGATTAGGACGGTTATCTAGTAATTGGTTAGTGAGGCAAATTGCCACCGTCTATGTTGAAATTTTTCGGAATACGCCTTTATTATTACAACTCTTTTTTTGGTATTCTGCCGTTTTTTTAAAATTTCCTAAAATTGATAATCCGTTAATTTTATTTAATTCAATATTGCTCAGTAATCGAGGGATGGCTATTCCTTGGCCATCGGGAAAACTTCAAACTTGGTTGTCTCTAATCTTATTATTCATTAATGCTATTTTAGCCTTTTTGGTTTGGCGGACTCGTACTCAGAGAAGAATTCAACAAGGAGAGTCAGGAAATCGATTTTTAGTGATTTTAAGTGGAATAGGGATCACTTCATTGTTGGCTTTAATGATTGGGTTAGATTGGCAAAAACCGTTACTCAATATTGAATTAGGACGAATTGAACAAGGGTTAATTTTATCTCCAGAATTTGCCAGTCTTTTAATCGGATTAACTGTTTATACCGCCGCCTTTATTGCAGAGGTAGTTCGGGCAGGGATTCAATCAGTTAATCAGGGACAATGGGAAGCCGCCAAAGCATTAGGATTAAAACCGTCTTTAGTGATGCAATTGGTGATTTTTCCTCAAGCCTTACGGGTGATGATTCCCCCTTTAACCAGTGAGTTTCTTAATTTAGCCAAAAATTCTAGTTTAGCGAGTGCGACTCTTTATAAAGATATCTTTGCTGTGTCTTATACTGTTGCTGAAAAAACCGGCAGGGCAGTAGAAATGATGTTAGTGGTGATGAGTACCTATTTAATTATTAACTTAATTATTTCTTCGGGGATGAATACTTTTAACCATTTAGTCCAATTAAAAGAAAGATAACTAATACCATTTTGCTAAATGTCTGCTACACATACGATCCCCCCAACCCCCCTTAAAAAGGGGGGCAAAGGGCAGATAAGTATTAATCTTAAAGTAAATTAGTATAATGGGGGAGGGTGGGGAGAATAGAAAAATGATTTCTAGCATAAATGAACGGAATTTGGTATAACAACAGAAAAATACTTGAAAATTCCCCTAAATTTTAACTATTATATAGGGCTAAAGCCCTCCTACGAACCTAATTTATTAAAATCTGTCAGGGGCAAAGATGGCGATCGCTCTGTTCAACATTCTGATTATGTTTCAGATAATCTCCCGCCCAATGACAAGCAAAATTCATAAGCTTATCTAGATTAAGATTAGCCAAACTGTTAAGTTTTGCCAAGTCTAAAGAATATAAAATAGCAGATTTATCACTACTCACTGTAGCTAAAGTTTTTCCATCAGGACTAATATCAATGCCATTAACGGCGGCGGAATGTGTGGTAAAAGTTTGGACAACTCGCCCATCTAAACTCCAGATTTTAGCCGTATTATCGGCACTGGCGGTCACAATAAATTTACCATCAGGACTAAACTTGACTCGATAAATAGAAGATCTATGACCGATTAAAGTTTCTAAGACTTGGCCTTGTAAATTCCAAAGTTTTACTGTTTTATCTCCGCTTGCCGTTGCCAACATTTTGCCATTAGGACTAAAAGAAAGCTCAAAAATCGAGTCAGGATGGGCATCAAATTTTCTCAGGAGTTGACCTTGAGGGGAAAATAAAGCAACTTGTCCATTAAAACCCCCAAGAGCAATTAATGTTCCATCGGGACTAAAACTAACAGCATGAATTTCTCCCAAATTCTCCTTTAATGTATTTAAAAGCTGACCTTCAAAACTCCAAAGTTTAACTGTTCTGTCACTACTAGCAGAGGCAATTATTTTCCCATCAGGACTAAATTTTACTGACCATACTTTATCCTGATGACCTTTAAGAGTTCGTGATTGATGATTTTTTAAATCCCATAATTTTATCAATTTATCTTCCCCGACACTAGCCAGAGTTTGACCATCTGGACTAAAATTGACACCCCAAACTTTACCCTCATGACCTGAAAAAGTCCTTAATTTTTTTCCATTCCAAAGTTGAACCGTGTTATCAATGTTAGCAATAGCCACTATTTGACCATTGGGACTAAAAGCAATATCTGTTCCTTTGTCTTTAAGTAATAGTTGTTTTAAATTTTGCTCATTTTGCTGCCACTGCCATAGTCTAACAGTTCCATCTTTACTCGCGCTAGCAATAGTTTGATTTTGACCTTTAGAAATGATTTTAGTATCCCAGATCCAATTTTCATGACCTTCAAAGGTTTCCAGTTGTTCTCCTTTAAGATTCCAAATTTTAACTTTTTTATCCACTCCACTAGAAATAATCCCTTGACCATCGGGACTAAAATTAATACTTAAGACTCCGTCATTATCGCCCTTCCAGCTTAAACTGAGAGGTTTATTGTCTTTCAAATTCCATAACTTAATTGTTCCATCTTTACTACCAGAAACAAGACGCTGACTATCGGGACTAAAATTGACAGTCCAAATCCAATCTTGATGTCCTTCCAAGGTTTTTAACAGTTTCCCTTCTTTGTCCCATAATTTAATTGTTCCATCAGCACTACTAGACGCTAACATTTTATTATCAGGACTAAATTTAACACTCCAAACTTGGCCATTATGTCCTTCCAAAGTTTTAAAAAGTTGACCATTAAGACGATAAAGGGTTACTGTTTTATTCCCATTAGTAACTGCAATAATTTCCCCATCCGGACTAAAGCTAACATCTGAGACTTCTCCATAACCTTCTTTTCCGGTTTGGAATATTTTAACTAATTGACCGTTTTCTGTCCAAAGTTTAGCGGTTTTATCTGCCGATACACTCGCCAAATAGCGGCCATCGGGACTAAAACTAATCCCCCAAACTAACCCATCATGAGCTTTAAACTGTTTATATTGACTTCCATTTTCATTCCAAAGGATAACCGTTCCATCATTATGAGCAGTAGCTATATAATTACCATGATAACTAACACTAAAAACTGCCCCATGACCGGCTGATAAACGATTAAATTCTCTCACATCATTGATTGCACCTTGAAGCGCTACTACTGCATCATGATTATTTATAATCGGGAGTTGTTGAAGTAATTTGCCGGTTTTAATTGCTAGGAGAAGTCCATCAAATTCTTTATTAGCAAATCTGAGAGCTTGTGAAGAATTACTCAAAGCTTTAACGGCTAAATTTCTTTGAGAAAAGGCAAACCAACCTAATCCAACTGCACTAATAAACCCCATAGTCATTAATCCTAACATCATTCGTAACCGCATTTCTCGGCGTTTTGCCCGTTTAGATTCTGCATCTATAGCGGCTTTACTACGAGCAATAAAATCTTTTTGGAGTTGAGTCGGAAAAGGTTCTTTTTTTTCAGCTTCTGCTTCTTTTAACCAATTTTTTGCTAAGATAAATTCACTGGCTCTTAACAGTAAATCCTCACTTTCTTGTTGAGTTTGCCACTCTTTAGCCCGTTGTGACCATTTAGTATGATTTCTCACATGATCTCGATCGCTGTCTAGAGTTCTCACTAATTCATTAAAATTAGCAGCAAAATTACCGCCATACTGATTAAAATTAATCCATTGGACTTTGGCTAAAGCGGGATGTAATTGATTTGATAAAACCTCTCGATATAAAATAGGTATGATCCGTTTATTTAACTTTTGAGCATATTGAACTTCATCAGCACAATAGGGAGAATTGATCGATTTAGGACTAATAATAAAAACAAAATTATCTGAACTTTCAATTCCGCGATAAATTTCCTGTTTAAAATCCTCTCCAGAAGCAATACTTTCTTGATCAAACCAAGTCGTTTTACCAATTTCTTGAAGGGCATCATTTAACTTACGCGCAAAATCAGCATCAACCCTAGAATAAGAAATAAAAACATCTAAAGATTCAAGGGGAGGCTGTAGTAAACTGGCATTAATAAAGTCTTCTTGTAGGAGAATAGGTTGATGTTGAGTTTTAGTGTTACCGACTTTTAACCAAGCTTGAGCATGACTCAAGTTATATCCTCGCAATAAAAGACTAGGATTATGATGTTGTCGTTGCCATTTAATGGCTTTAGTTAAAATTAATTTATGATCTTCGTAATACTGAGCATCTTGTTTAAGAGCTTTCAGGAGTTTATCAATAGTTTGATTATAATAATCTTCCGTCCTACTCTCGGATAAATCAATAAATTGTAATCCTAAAATTTGAGGAGGAATTTTATCTAAATTTATCGACTCAATTAATAGAGGAATAATTCTTTTATGATAACTTAGAGCATAATCTAATTCCATCTGACAATATTCTGAAGCCAGAGCATTAGATGAAATAAGATAGATAATATTATCTGACTGTTCTACCCCCTGTTTTATTTCCTGTTCAAATTGAGTCCCACTTTGAATATCAGTCTGGTTAGTCCATACAGTAATACTATGACGCATCAAAGATTGACGCAGTTGAATCATGATAGATTTGTCTAAGTCTGAATAACATATAAAGACCTCAGACATTAAATTTTTAGCATTTTTGATACTTTCACAAATAAATTCACAGTGTAAATCCGTCGGTGTACAAGGGCGCTGTTCATTAATAAATTCAGTTTTTAACCAGGTTTCTGCTTCGATTCGTTCTTGTCCACTTAATAAGTATTGATGTTGTTTTTGATGTTTTTCCCATTTTAAAGCTTTCAGCAATAACTGGGTATGCTGTTGAATGTAGTCTTGATGCTGTTGAAAAACATGGAGTAATTTTTGAAAATTAGTTTCAAATTCATCTATTTCTTCTCGAAAATACACCCAGTTGAGTTTACTAATTACTGGGTGCATATTGATTATACTTGTGTGTAGTCCTTTAGCCTGATAGGTTTGCCATTGTTCCTCTGTGCCGTTAGGATTTCTGTTGAGCCATGTTTGTTGGGTAATTTGCTCTACATGAAGTAGGGGAATAATGCGTTTATGATATTTAAGGGCTAGTTCAATTTCTTTGAGACAATAAGGGGAATTAACGGAATGAGGAGAAATAATAAAAATAAAATTATCTGTTTTTTCGATGCCATCGTTGATTTGTTCTTGAAAATCTACGGCTAAAGGAATATCATTTTGATCAAACCAAATTTTTAAGCCTTCATTAGTAAGTTTCTGGTGCAGTGCTACGGCAAAAGCTTTACTGTCTGCACGTCCGTAAGAGATAAACCCGTTAAAAACTTCACTCATCTAATGTCTCCAAACTTACGGCTATGTTATCAATGGATAATGGATAATGGATAATGGATAATTGATAATGGATAATTGATAATTGATAATGGATAATTGATAATTGATAATGGATAATTGATAATGGATAATTGATAATTAATCAATTTGGAGGAATACCTCTTCAAAAAGGAGAAAAATCCCCAATTTTTTCCTTGGTTTCAATCCTCTTCATAATTAATTCTGTTTAAAATCTAAAAATGATAATTGATAAGTAATATTTATTATTAATGTCATTATCCATTGTCCATTGTCCATTGTCCATTGTCCATTGTCCATTGTCCATTGTCCATTGTCCATTGTCCATTGTTGAATTACCATACTTATCATTATTCACGTTCCTAAAAGCAAATTCCGTATTTTTAAGAAAAAGTTCCCTAAAAACTTAGATGAGGGTCTATTTGTTATGAAATATTAATAAATTGTAGAGATTAAAGATTTCTTAATTATTGCATTCTTGGCCTAAATTGCTCCTTAACTTTAATATAAATTTACCGACTGATTTAAAACCTGAGTATTGTTTAGGTTTCAGGGGTTTGTTCTAATACTTGTTTAACCCATTGTTGATCTTCTTCTCGGATAGGGGGGATGGTTTCCATTTGATAATCAATTCTATAGTCAAATCCAGCCCGATCGTAAATTTCATTAAAAATTTGTTGTAAATTAATTATTGCCTCTTGGTCTTCTTTTTGTAAAGGAACGGAAAAACTCGGCAAAGGTTGAGATAAATTGAAAGCATATAATTCAGCTTTAGGGCGTTTTGATTCCTCACTAATTAAAATCCGATAATCGGTTTGAAAAGGATTATCTAAAATGGGCATATATTCCCCTCCTCGTAATAAATCAATCTCAATTAAATGAGTTAAACTGCCTAAAACTTGCTGACGTTTTTTTAAGTAAGTTTTTCTTCCTTCTCCTGGTCGTTTATTGACGGGGGAAAGAATTTCAATTGCTGTAATAACGCTTCCCGTTCCCATCTCCCGAACTTCCAAATAAGCTTGTTTAATTTCTTCAGGAATAGGAACAGTAACCGTAATGGGTTTAGTCACCTGTGAAATCACTGCAACATTAGATTGAGTGTTAGGAGCTTTGGGGGGACGTTTGATGGTAACATCAGGAATTCCTACTAATAAATCATTTTTATTGCCATCATTAATGGTATAAACTCGTTTATTAATAGCAATCTCATATTTAGGACGAATTTGAGGAACTAACTTTTCGGCTATGGCTGTAATTAGCCAATGATGGACTTCTGGCCAAAAGTCAGGATGTTCTAAATAAGGATCCATACCGGGAAAAGGAGATGGCATAATAGTTACTCGGTTGATGAACAGTTATTATTATTTTAATAGTAATTCAAAATTATTATGTCTGATTCTCTATCACCGTCCTATGTCTCCCCACCCATTAAACGGGTAAGTCCTGGGGAATGGATACACAAAAATCTGTTTAGCAGTTGGTTTAACGGATTTTTAACCCTGATTAGTCTATTATTTATCGGTTGGGTTGGCTTTAATTTAATTGACTGGATTTTTACCGAGGCACAATGGCAAGTCATTACGGCTAATCTACGGCTTTTTTTTGTTGGTTATTATCCGATTGAGTTATTATGGCGGACTTGGATAAGTCTGGGAATTCTCGTTAGTTTAGGGGGATTATCTTGGGGCATTTTCTCCCGTCAAACCCTTTTATTTAATCGAACCAGTTTAATGATTCTGTTTATTTTTGCGGCTATTTGCGTCTTTTTTACCGTGACTTCTGGCTTAATGACCAGTCTGATTTTATGGGGAATGCTGTTACTCTTAATCCTCTGTGCTGTAGGCGGAAAAAAATTAGGTCAATCAGTTCCTTCCTTGGGGACTTGGTTAGGATTAATTTGGTTAGGAACTTTTTTAATTGTCTGGTGGTTATTACGAGGAGGATTATTTTTAGACTTAGTGCCTTTGAGTCTAATTAGTGGACTCATTTTAACTCTTTCAGTGGCTATTGTTAGCATTGTTTTATCTTTTCCCTTTGGGGTTTTATTAGCTTTAGGACGACAAAGTTCATTACCTGTCATTCGTTGGTTATCTATTGCTTATATTGAACTGATTCGAGGTTTCCCCCTCATTGGGATTCTTTTTATGGCTCAGGTGATGTTACCCTTGGTTTTGCCGTTGGGTGTCCGTCCGGATAGTATTGTCCGAGCGATCGCCGGTTTTACCCTGTTTAGTGCGGCCTATCTGGCGGAAAATGTTCGAGGAGGGTTACAATCCGTTCCTAGAGGTCAAACTGAAGCCGCTAAAGCATTAGGCTTAAATCCTCTTTTAGTTTTAAGTCTCATCGTCTTACCCCAGGCTTTAAAAGCCGTTATTCCGACACTTGTGGGGCAATTTATCAGTCTGTTTAAAGATACATCCCTATTGGCGATCGTTGGCTTAGTGGATTTATTAGGGATTTCTCAATCTATACTAGCCAATCCCAAGTATCAAGGCCGCAATGTAGAAGTTTATTTATTTATTGGGTTTATGTATTGGTTGTGTTGTTCGGCCATGTCCTTGGCAAGTCGAAAAATAGAAACCAAGATGAGTCAATAGTCAATAGTCATTAGTCAATAGTCATAGGTCATGAGTCATGGGTCAATAGTCATGAGTCCTGGGTCATGAGTTATTCTCAATTATCCCCGATCCATTATCAATTAGTCTTGAGTGATTATCCTGTATCCTTTATAGATTAAGGGTTTAAGGGCTTTACCTCAGACCCCCATCTCCTATAAATAAATTCTTATAAATTAAAAAAATTGATGAAATCTACATAAATTAAAGGGTTTAGCGATCCACAATGGACAATTAGAGCTTAGAATAATGCAGTGAAATAATGAGCCTATCAGCTTTTCAGAGATTAAACGATCTGATGACCTGATAGGCTTCATGGAATATCCCCAATAACCAGATCAAAAAGTGAGATTGACCTGAAAACTTGGGAAATATACTCAAAAAAAGGAGAATCGTGTATGAATAAAGGTGAATTAGTCGATGAAATCGCAAGCCGGGCTATGGTAACCAAAAAACAAGCCGATGCAGTCTTGACAGCAGCGATAGAAGCGATTATGGATGCTGTCTCTTCGGGAGATAAAGTAACTTTAGTCGGATTTGGCTCTTTTGAAGCTCGTGAACGCAAAGCCAGAGAAGGACGCAATCCGAAAACCGGCGAAAAAATGGTAATTCCAGAAACTAAAGTGCCGGCTTTCTCTGCTGGTAAACTGTTTAAAGAGAAAGTTTCACCTTAGTTTAGTCAATTGCTGTTGTAGTAGCTGGTTTGAGCAGACCATCACACGGAGGAAATTTAACCTGGGCGGCCAACCTTGCCGGCTGTCCAGTCTCCGCGCTGATCGATTTTTCTGCGAGTATCAACCCTTTAGGGCCTCCAGAAAGTGCGATCGCAGCGATTAAAAACGGTCTCCGGTCTTTAACCCATTATCCCGATCCCAATTACGATCAGCTACGAGCTAGTTTAGGGCAGTGGCATAAACTCCCCCCAGACTGGATTTTGCCGGGAAATGGTTCGGCAGAACTGTTAACTTGGGCTAGTTGGGAATTATCCCATCAACGACTAACCTATTTAATTACTCCAGCTTTTGGGGACTATTGGCGATCGTTAAAAACCTTTTCTGCTCAGGTTAAACCCTGTCCACTGGATTTAACCCCTAATTATGGGGAATTATCTTTAAATCTGGCTTTACCAGAGTTAACCCAGGAACGCGCTATCAATTTAAATTCTGCGGGGTTAGTGATTAATAACCCCCATAACCCAACCGGTAAACTCTGGACAAGGGCAGAAATTTTGCCTTATGTAGAACGGTTCGGTTTGGTGGTGGTGGATGAAGCATTTATGGACTTTCTCCCCCCCCAACAAGACCAAAGTTTAATTTCTTCCATTCAAGATTACCCAAATTTGATTATTTTGCGCTCACTGACGAAATTTTACAGTTTGCCCGGATTACGTTTAGGATATGCGATCGCTCATCCTGACCGGCTGCAACGTTGGCAACAATGGCGCGATCCTTGGCCGGTTAATATTTTGGCTCAAAAAGCAGCAGAAGCTATCATTAAAGATAGGGCTTTTCAAGCCATGACTTGGGACTGGTTAGCACCTACGAAAGCTAAACTATGGGAAGGATTAGCCAATTTACCCAATTTAACCCCATTATCCGGAGCGGCTAATTTTTTATTAGTTTATACCAATCAATCGAGTTCTCAACTGCAAGAAAATCTGCTGAAAAATTACCGAATTTTGATTCGAGACTGTCTCAGTTTTCCTGAATTAGGCGATCGTTTTTTCCGAGTTGCTGTGCGGACTCAAGCAGATAATCAGCGTCTTCTCGATGGATTAGCTAAATTAGTTAACAGTGAACAGTGAACAGTGAACAGTGAAAAAGCTTTCATGTTAATAGCTTAAAACTGGAAAACTAATAACTATCATCCTGAAAACTGAAAACTAATAACTGTTAACTGTTAACTGTCAACTGTTAACTAAAAACGATGACCAATGACTATGATTTAGTAGTAATAGGTAGCACCCCGGAGGCGATTTATGCCGCTTCAAGGGCAGCTTACCTTAAAGCAAGGGTTGCCCTAGTTTTACAGCCAATAGAAGGGCATTTAGATAGTGCTGAGGCGATTTATAGCCGTCGGTTCACCCATGTTACTCACCTATTTAACCAATTTAAAGAAATCTATCCCGAAAATTTACAGCTAAGTCTTCCTTTAACTAGAGTTACTCATTGGGGAAAAGAAGTTAATACAATTCTCGCTGAAATCAATTCTCCTGCTTATCTTTCAGCTTTGGGAATTGATGTCATTATCGGGTCAGGGGAATTAGTCAAATTACCTCAACAAGCAGTAGTCGTAGAAGGTCGAAAACTGCGATCGCAAGCTTATTTATTAGCAACTGGAGCAAATTTAATTACTTCCCAAATTGAAGGATTAGAAGAAGTTGGATATTTAACAACTAGGGATTTATGGCATCCTGATAAACTAGAGTTTCTCCCTCATCATTTAGCAATTGTAGGACAAAGTCCCATAGGAATAGAATTAGCACAAAATTTAAATCGTTTAGGCAAAGATGTCACTTTAATTATAGAAGATCAGCAGTTTTTACCCCATGAAGATTCCGAAACAGCGATGGTATTACAAGCTATTTTAGAATCAGAAGGCATAAAAATTTATACCCAAAATCCTGTCACTCAAGTTAGACGTATTGAGGGAAAAAAATGGTTACAAGTGGGTAATTATGGGATTGAAAGTGATGAAATTATTATTGCTACTCAACCTTACCCTAATTGGGATGGATTAAATTTAGAAGGCGTTGGAGTCGAAATAAGAGAAAATAGAATTTTAGTCAATGAAAAGTTACAGACAACGAATCCTCGGATTTATGCCTGTGGGTCTTTAATCGGCGGGTATAATTTTTCCCATATTGCTCAATATGAGGCACAAATTGCCCTCAAAAATGCTTTATTTTTCCCTAGATTTAAAGTCAATTATAGCACTATTCCCTATGGAATTTTTACCGATCCCTCTTTAGCGCGAGTTGGGATGACTGAAGCACAAGCGAAACAATGTTATCAGGATATTAAAATAATTAAGCAACCGTTTAAAAACATTTCTCAGTCACAAATTTTAGGGGAAACCATAGGATTTTGTAAGTTAGTCGTCAGGAAAAATGGGGAAATTTTGGGAGGTCATATCATCGGTT belongs to Gloeothece citriformis PCC 7424 and includes:
- a CDS encoding amino acid ABC transporter substrate-binding protein gives rise to the protein MTQWRFLLVAAMLLVTPLTACGGGNNTAGDTTAQTSTSGGTSRLDTVKARGTVICGINGEVPGFSFVDEQGQYSGLDVDMCRAVAAALFDDPTKVEFRKLTADQRFTAVQSGEVDILNRNTTWTISRDTSVGMDFAPTTFYDGQGIMVTKASGITKLEDLKGKSVCVLSGTTTEQNLADQMRKRGIEDYTPIASDDVDQLYAAYQEGRCEGVTSDRSQLVARRSVLPKPEDHVVLDVVLSKEPLGPVVADGDSQWSDTIKWITYATIEAEELGINSQNIGEFEKSEDPNVKRFLGSEGTLGEDMGLNNDFATRVIKHVGNYEEIYDRNIGKPLGLERGPNQLWTNGGLLYSPPFR
- a CDS encoding amino acid ABC transporter permease; this encodes MTASEKIPFWRDTRILNLLGQIFVILVLVGILIFLGNNLIINFQRLRLNFGFEFIFDTRRPAGFNIGNSPIPYQPTDPVIIALLVGLINSLRVMISGIILAAILGIMVGLGRLSSNWLVRQIATVYVEIFRNTPLLLQLFFWYSAVFLKFPKIDNPLILFNSILLSNRGMAIPWPSGKLQTWLSLILLFINAILAFLVWRTRTQRRIQQGESGNRFLVILSGIGITSLLALMIGLDWQKPLLNIELGRIEQGLILSPEFASLLIGLTVYTAAFIAEVVRAGIQSVNQGQWEAAKALGLKPSLVMQLVIFPQALRVMIPPLTSEFLNLAKNSSLASATLYKDIFAVSYTVAEKTGRAVEMMLVVMSTYLIINLIISSGMNTFNHLVQLKER
- a CDS encoding TIR domain-containing protein; translated protein: MSEVFNGFISYGRADSKAFAVALHQKLTNEGLKIWFDQNDIPLAVDFQEQINDGIEKTDNFIFIISPHSVNSPYCLKEIELALKYHKRIIPLLHVEQITQQTWLNRNPNGTEEQWQTYQAKGLHTSIINMHPVISKLNWVYFREEIDEFETNFQKLLHVFQQHQDYIQQHTQLLLKALKWEKHQKQHQYLLSGQERIEAETWLKTEFINEQRPCTPTDLHCEFICESIKNAKNLMSEVFICYSDLDKSIMIQLRQSLMRHSITVWTNQTDIQSGTQFEQEIKQGVEQSDNIIYLISSNALASEYCQMELDYALSYHKRIIPLLIESINLDKIPPQILGLQFIDLSESRTEDYYNQTIDKLLKALKQDAQYYEDHKLILTKAIKWQRQHHNPSLLLRGYNLSHAQAWLKVGNTKTQHQPILLQEDFINASLLQPPLESLDVFISYSRVDADFARKLNDALQEIGKTTWFDQESIASGEDFKQEIYRGIESSDNFVFIISPKSINSPYCADEVQYAQKLNKRIIPILYREVLSNQLHPALAKVQWINFNQYGGNFAANFNELVRTLDSDRDHVRNHTKWSQRAKEWQTQQESEDLLLRASEFILAKNWLKEAEAEKKEPFPTQLQKDFIARSKAAIDAESKRAKRREMRLRMMLGLMTMGFISAVGLGWFAFSQRNLAVKALSNSSQALRFANKEFDGLLLAIKTGKLLQQLPIINNHDAVVALQGAINDVREFNRLSAGHGAVFSVSYHGNYIATAHNDGTVILWNENGSQYKQFKAHDGLVWGISFSPDGRYLASVSADKTAKLWTENGQLVKIFQTGKEGYGEVSDVSFSPDGEIIAVTNGNKTVTLYRLNGQLFKTLEGHNGQVWSVKFSPDNKMLASSSADGTIKLWDKEGKLLKTLEGHQDWIWTVNFSPDSQRLVSGSKDGTIKLWNLKDNKPLSLSWKGDNDGVLSINFSPDGQGIISSGVDKKVKIWNLKGEQLETFEGHENWIWDTKIISKGQNQTIASASKDGTVRLWQWQQNEQNLKQLLLKDKGTDIAFSPNGQIVAIANIDNTVQLWNGKKLRTFSGHEGKVWGVNFSPDGQTLASVGEDKLIKLWDLKNHQSRTLKGHQDKVWSVKFSPDGKIIASASSDRTVKLWSFEGQLLNTLKENLGEIHAVSFSPDGTLIALGGFNGQVALFSPQGQLLRKFDAHPDSIFELSFSPNGKMLATASGDKTVKLWNLQGQVLETLIGHRSSIYRVKFSPDGKFIVTASADNTAKIWSLDGRVVQTFTTHSAAVNGIDISPDGKTLATVSSDKSAILYSLDLAKLNSLANLNLDKLMNFACHWAGDYLKHNQNVEQSDRHLCP
- a CDS encoding DUF4058 family protein; the protein is MPSPFPGMDPYLEHPDFWPEVHHWLITAIAEKLVPQIRPKYEIAINKRVYTINDGNKNDLLVGIPDVTIKRPPKAPNTQSNVAVISQVTKPITVTVPIPEEIKQAYLEVREMGTGSVITAIEILSPVNKRPGEGRKTYLKKRQQVLGSLTHLIEIDLLRGGEYMPILDNPFQTDYRILISEESKRPKAELYAFNLSQPLPSFSVPLQKEDQEAIINLQQIFNEIYDRAGFDYRIDYQMETIPPIREEDQQWVKQVLEQTPET
- a CDS encoding amino acid ABC transporter permease, translated to MSDSLSPSYVSPPIKRVSPGEWIHKNLFSSWFNGFLTLISLLFIGWVGFNLIDWIFTEAQWQVITANLRLFFVGYYPIELLWRTWISLGILVSLGGLSWGIFSRQTLLFNRTSLMILFIFAAICVFFTVTSGLMTSLILWGMLLLLILCAVGGKKLGQSVPSLGTWLGLIWLGTFLIVWWLLRGGLFLDLVPLSLISGLILTLSVAIVSIVLSFPFGVLLALGRQSSLPVIRWLSIAYIELIRGFPLIGILFMAQVMLPLVLPLGVRPDSIVRAIAGFTLFSAAYLAENVRGGLQSVPRGQTEAAKALGLNPLLVLSLIVLPQALKAVIPTLVGQFISLFKDTSLLAIVGLVDLLGISQSILANPKYQGRNVEVYLFIGFMYWLCCSAMSLASRKIETKMSQ
- a CDS encoding HU family DNA-binding protein — translated: MNKGELVDEIASRAMVTKKQADAVLTAAIEAIMDAVSSGDKVTLVGFGSFEARERKAREGRNPKTGEKMVIPETKVPAFSAGKLFKEKVSP
- the cobD gene encoding threonine-phosphate decarboxylase CobD — its product is MSRPSHGGNLTWAANLAGCPVSALIDFSASINPLGPPESAIAAIKNGLRSLTHYPDPNYDQLRASLGQWHKLPPDWILPGNGSAELLTWASWELSHQRLTYLITPAFGDYWRSLKTFSAQVKPCPLDLTPNYGELSLNLALPELTQERAINLNSAGLVINNPHNPTGKLWTRAEILPYVERFGLVVVDEAFMDFLPPQQDQSLISSIQDYPNLIILRSLTKFYSLPGLRLGYAIAHPDRLQRWQQWRDPWPVNILAQKAAEAIIKDRAFQAMTWDWLAPTKAKLWEGLANLPNLTPLSGAANFLLVYTNQSSSQLQENLLKNYRILIRDCLSFPELGDRFFRVAVRTQADNQRLLDGLAKLVNSEQ